Proteins encoded by one window of Candidatus Micrarchaeia archaeon:
- a CDS encoding Rpp14/Pop5 family protein, protein MYSAMRMKKRYVVFAVKSAAPASEEDVKKGMYAFLLRFFGEYGYSKLSYKFMQYEQKEGLALARCSRDSLNDMLGALALIENLNGKKARTTALASSGTLKTLREKGFSFIREKEEKKKK, encoded by the coding sequence ATGTACTCGGCAATGAGGATGAAGAAGCGCTACGTGGTTTTCGCGGTAAAAAGCGCGGCCCCGGCAAGCGAGGAAGACGTGAAAAAAGGGATGTACGCCTTCCTGCTGCGCTTTTTCGGCGAATACGGCTATTCCAAACTCTCGTACAAATTCATGCAATACGAGCAGAAGGAGGGGCTCGCGCTCGCACGCTGTTCGCGCGATTCGCTCAACGACATGCTCGGTGCTCTCGCGCTAATAGAAAACCTGAACGGGAAAAAAGCCCGCACTACCGCATTGGCATCGAGCGGCACGCTGAAAACACTGAGAGAAAAAGGATTCTCGTTCATAAGGGAAAAAGAGGAAAAGAAGAAAAAATGA
- the purE gene encoding 5-(carboxyamino)imidazole ribonucleotide mutase: MEKVLIVLGSESDREIAKKAEDIFAEFGVSSRTEVASAHRNPEKLEKVLRESGADIVIAIAGLSAHLPGVCASKTVKPVIGVPVNAKLGGLDALLSIVNMPPGVPVATVGIDNGKNAALLAVEVLAVSDKGLAKKLIEYREKMKK, encoded by the coding sequence ATGGAAAAGGTCCTAATAGTTCTGGGAAGCGAAAGCGACCGGGAAATAGCGAAAAAAGCTGAAGATATTTTTGCGGAATTCGGAGTATCTTCCAGGACTGAAGTCGCGTCCGCGCACAGGAATCCTGAGAAATTGGAAAAGGTGCTCAGGGAAAGCGGGGCGGACATTGTTATCGCGATTGCTGGGTTGAGTGCGCATCTCCCGGGGGTGTGCGCATCCAAAACGGTCAAACCTGTGATTGGGGTGCCGGTGAACGCGAAGCTCGGGGGGCTGGACGCGCTTTTGAGCATAGTGAACATGCCCCCGGGAGTTCCGGTTGCGACTGTCGGAATAGACAATGGGAAGAATGCGGCGTTGCTTGCTGTTGAGGTTCTGGCTGTTTCGGACAAGGGGCTTGCGAAGAAGCTGATTGAATATAGGGAAAAGATGAAGAAGTGA
- a CDS encoding methyltransferase domain-containing protein, translating to MARRENMELKFHFPALLKRLKRGPAIIQPKDIGLIVAYTGVGKESVCVDAGAGSAFLTVSLANICKKVYAYERKPEFYELAKRNVEKAGLANVELKNRDVFEGVEEKEVDLVTLDLPDAEKGVAIAHSALRKDGWLVGYLPNVEQAKAFFMACHANGFVDMFMLEGIVREYEVREYGVRPAHLGLMHTAYLVFAKK from the coding sequence GTGGCGAGACGTGAAAATATGGAACTCAAATTTCATTTTCCAGCGCTTTTGAAGAGATTGAAGCGCGGGCCTGCGATTATACAGCCCAAGGATATTGGGCTCATCGTTGCTTATACGGGCGTCGGGAAGGAGAGCGTGTGCGTGGATGCAGGCGCAGGGAGCGCGTTCCTCACGGTTTCGCTCGCGAACATATGCAAAAAAGTTTACGCTTACGAGAGGAAGCCTGAATTTTATGAATTGGCGAAAAGGAATGTGGAGAAAGCAGGGCTTGCGAACGTGGAGCTGAAGAACAGGGATGTATTCGAGGGGGTTGAGGAGAAGGAAGTGGACCTGGTGACGCTGGACCTGCCGGACGCGGAAAAAGGGGTTGCGATTGCGCATTCTGCGCTCAGGAAGGACGGGTGGCTCGTGGGCTACCTGCCGAACGTGGAGCAGGCCAAGGCGTTTTTCATGGCGTGCCACGCCAACGGATTCGTGGATATGTTCATGCTTGAGGGAATCGTGCGCGAGTACGAAGTCAGGGAGTACGGGGTTCGGCCTGCGCACCTGGGGCTCATGCACACCGCGTACCTTGTTTTCGCTAAGAAATAA
- a CDS encoding HAD-IA family hydrolase: MAKGRKLLFFDIDDVIFPSTEFSNLARRNALNAMIELGLDADYERVARKLDEVIREKGSNYANHFDYLLEKLGVEREKRAKFVAGAVGAYHNTKASIQPYPDAPSALLKLREKYPLYVASEGIAVKQWDKLICMKLALLFQDAFVSEDLGVGKGPGFYRKIAGMVGVKASECVMVGDREEKDIAPARKAGWKAVRVRRKGAKYALGKSDADAEIRSLSELARVLESL, translated from the coding sequence ATGGCAAAAGGCAGGAAATTGCTGTTTTTCGATATAGACGATGTGATTTTCCCGTCCACCGAATTCTCGAACCTCGCCAGGAGGAACGCGCTCAACGCGATGATAGAGCTGGGACTGGACGCGGATTACGAGAGGGTGGCGCGGAAGCTCGATGAAGTGATTAGGGAGAAAGGCTCCAATTACGCGAACCACTTCGATTACCTGCTAGAAAAGCTCGGAGTAGAGAGGGAAAAAAGGGCGAAGTTCGTCGCTGGCGCTGTCGGGGCTTACCACAACACCAAGGCGTCCATACAGCCCTATCCGGACGCTCCCTCGGCGCTCCTTAAATTAAGGGAAAAATATCCGCTCTACGTTGCGAGCGAGGGAATAGCCGTGAAGCAGTGGGACAAGCTCATATGCATGAAGCTCGCGCTCCTGTTCCAGGACGCTTTTGTTTCGGAGGATTTGGGCGTAGGAAAAGGCCCTGGGTTCTACAGGAAAATAGCTGGAATGGTCGGGGTCAAAGCTTCGGAGTGCGTGATGGTGGGGGACAGGGAGGAGAAGGACATAGCTCCTGCGAGGAAGGCAGGGTGGAAGGCGGTGAGGGTGCGCAGGAAAGGCGCGAAATATGCGCTGGGGAAAAGCGATGCGGACGCGGAAATAAGGTCGCTCTCCGAGCTTGCCCGAGTGCTGGAAAGCCTTTAA